Proteins encoded within one genomic window of Triticum aestivum cultivar Chinese Spring chromosome 2D, IWGSC CS RefSeq v2.1, whole genome shotgun sequence:
- the LOC123049791 gene encoding probable low-specificity L-threonine aldolase 1, translated as MVTKVVDLRSDTVTKPSEAMRAAMAAAEVDDDVLGADPTAQRLEAEMARVTGKEAALFVPSGTMGNLVSVLTQCDTRGSEVILGDSSHIHMCENGGISTIGGVHPRTVRNNPDGTMDIDMIVAAIRHHVGAGALHYPTTRLICLENTHGRSGGKCLSVEYIDKVGQVAQSHGLKLHIDGARIFNASVALGVPVDKLVRAADSVSVCLSKGLGAPVGSVIVGSKAFIEKARILRKTLGGGMRQVGVLCAAAYVAVRDNIGKLADDHRKAKVLADGLKKIKQFTVDLTSVETNMVFFDIADPRITSDKLCQVLERRNVLAMPGSSKSVRLVIHYQISDSDVQYTLTCIEKAVEEILSGNAKFEHLTNGSTTNSYGH; from the exons ATGGTGACCAAGGTTGTGGACCTCCGGTCGGACACGGTCACCAAGCCGTCCGAGGCCATGCGTGCAGCCATGGCCGCGGcggaggtggacgacgacgtccTGGGCGCGGACCCGACCGCGCAGCGCTTGGAGGCGGAGATGGCCAGGGTCACGGGCAAGGAGGCCGCACTGTTCGTGCCGTCGGGCACCATGGGCAACCTGGTCTCCGTCCTCACGCAGTGCGACACCAGGGGCAGCGAGGTCATCCTCGGGGACAGCTCCCACATCCACATGTGCGAGAACGGAGGCATCTCCACCATCGGCGGCGTCCACCCCAGGACCGTCAGAAACAATCCTGACGGCACCATGGATATTGACATGATCGTTGCTGCGATCAGGCATCATGTCGGGGCGGGGGCGCTGCATTATCCCACCACCAGGCTCATCTGCCTGGAGAACACGCATGGAAG ATCTGGTGGAAAGTGTCTGTCTGTAGAATACATCGACAAGGTTGGCCAAGTTGCTCAAAGCCATGGCTTGAAGCTTCATATCGACGGAGCTCGTATTTTTAACGCGTCCGTG GCACTTGGAGTTCCTGTTGATAAGCTTGTGAGAGCCGCTGACTCAGTTTCAGTATGCCTATCGAAAGGTTTAGGCGCTCCTGTTGGATCAGTTATTGTTGGTTCTAAGGCCTTCATAGAAAAG GCTAGGATTCTTAGGAAGACACTAGGTGGTGGAATGAGGCAGGTAGGAGTACTCTGTGCTGCTGCCTATGTTGCAGTTCGCGACAACATAGGCAAGCTTGCCGATGACCATAGGAAGGCTAAAGTTTTAGCAG ATGGCCTGAAGAAAATTAAACAGTTTACAGTTGATTTAACCTCAGTGGAGACCAATATG GTATTCTTTGATATCGCGGATCCACGCATAACATCTGACAAACTGTGTCAAGTCCTGGAACGGCGCAACGTGCTTGCGATGCCAGGAAGCTCCAAGAG CGTCAGACTTGTCATTCACTACCAAATTTCAGACAGTGACGTCCAGTATACTTTGACATGTATCGAG AAAGCCGTGGAGGAAATACTGTCAGGCAATGCTAAATTCGAGCACTTGACAAACGGCAGTACCACGAATTCATATGGGCACTAG